The following proteins come from a genomic window of Miscanthus floridulus cultivar M001 chromosome 2, ASM1932011v1, whole genome shotgun sequence:
- the LOC136526709 gene encoding scarecrow-like protein 21 produces MSYRDSNHSYKCSDDSQMPYYNNSAPLGENGRIHVMQNNLGNHYSSPDTGSQRINNSNPQVFEAQYCTLESSSANGVYPAQSSTSSHSISPLSGSPLSQHDSHSDHAYSSPPTASCLTEVADLQTKLKELENAILVPGLDLDIISDSPESLLQANVQLRPDNWRQLLGIDAGDLKQVLIACGKAVAENDVFATELLISELGQLVSVSGDPMQRLGAYMLEGIVARLSSSGSMLYKSLKCKEPTSSELMSYMHLLYEICPFYKFGYMSANGAIVEAIKGENFVHIIDFQIAQGSQWVTLVQALAARPGGPPYIRITGIDDSNSAYARGGGLDIVGRMLCNVAKSCGLPFEFNAVPAASHEVELQHLAIRPGEIIAVNFAYQLHHVPDESVSMENHRDRIIRMIKSISPRVVTLVEQESNTNTAPFFLRYMETLNYYTAMFESIDVALPRDDRRRMNTEQHCVARDIVNLIACEGAERVERHELYGKWKSRFAMAGFRSYPLSSVVNNTINTLLHSYNSYYRLEERDGVLYLGWKSRVLVVSSAWC; encoded by the coding sequence ATGTCATATAGGGATTCTAACCATTCATATAAATGTTCAGATGATTCTCAAATGCCATACTACAACAACTCGGCTCCTTTAGGAGAAAATGGTAGGATTCATGTGATGCAAAATAATCTAGGAAATCACTACTCCTCTCCTGATACTGGGTCACAAAGGATCAACAATTCCAACCCTCAAGTGTTTGAGGCACAATACTGCACTCTGGAATCATCCTCAGCAAATGGTGTTTATCCTGCACAAAGCTCCACATCTTCTCACAGCATCTCCCCTTTAAGTGGGAGCCCCCTGTCTCAGCATGATAGCCACTCAGACCACGCATATAGTTCTCCCCCAACTGCTTCCTGTTTAACTGAGGTTGCAGATCTCCAGACTAAACTAAAAGAGTTAGAGAATGCCATTCTTGTACCTGGATTGGACTTGGACATTATTTCTGACAGCCCTGAGAGCTTGTTACAAGCCAATGTTCAATTGAGACCAGACAACTGGAGACAACTTCTGGGAATTGATGCAGGAGACTTGAAGCAAGTACTCATAGCATGTGGTAAGGCTGTTGCCGAGAACGATGTCTTTGCAACAGAGCTGCTAATATCTGAGCTTGGTCAGCTGGTATCTGTATCTGGAGATCCAATGCAACGACTTGGAGCCTATATGCTGGAAGGAATTGTTGCTAGACTTTCTTCCTCTGGCAGTATGCTATATAAATCTTTGAAATGTAAAGAACCTACAAGCTCTGAACTCATGTCATATATGCATCTCCTTTACGAGATCTGCCCATTCTACAAGTTTGGTTACATGTCAGCTAATGGTGCCATTGTTGAGGCTATTAAGGGTGAGAACTTTGTTCACATCATTGATTTCCAAATTGCTCAGGGGAGCCAGTGGGTTACTCTGGTACAGGCCCTTGCTGCAAGGCCTGGGGGTCCACCATACATCAGAATCACTGGTATAGATGACTCAAATTCTGCTTATGCCAGAGGAGGCGGGCTTGATATAGTTGGGAGGATGTTGTGTAATGTTGCTAAGTCGTGTGGTCTTCCTTTTGAGTTCAATGCCGTTCCAGCTGCTAGCCATGAGGTTGAGCTTCAGCATCTTGCTATAAGACCTGGGGAGATTATTGCTGTGAATTTTGCCTATCAGCTGCATCATGTTCCTGATGAAAGTGTAAGTATGGAAAATCATCGGGATAGGATTATAAGAATGATCAAGAGCATCAGTCCTAGGGTTGTTACTCTCGTTGAGCAGGAGTCAAATACAAACACAGCTCCATTCTTTCTAAGATACATGGAAACTCTCAACTACTATACAGCCATGTTTGAGTCAATAGATGTTGCTCTCCCAAGGGATGATAGGAGGCGGATGAACACAGAACAACATTGTGTTGCAAGGGATATCGTTAATTTAATCGCATGCGAGGGTGCTGAAAGGGTTGAGAGGCACGAGCTGTATGGAAAATGGAAGTCAAGATTTGCAATGGCTGGATTTAGGTCCTACCCACTAAGTTCAGTGGTGAACAACACCATCAACACACTATTGCATAGTTACAACAGCTACTACAGGCTTGAGGAGAGAGATGGTGTCCTTTACCTTGGATGGAAGAGCAGAGTATTGGTTGTATCTTCAGCATGGTGTTGA